The Paenibacillus sp. FSL H7-0357 nucleotide sequence TCTTCCACTTGCTCAGGCAGTGACTGCATAGCGGCGAGAATCTCGGCAACCTGTGCTTCGCTTTGTGTTTCGCGTACTTCAGCCAGATACAGACCAAGCAAAGTGAACGCGATAATCTGCGAAGTATATGCCTTAGTGGACGCTACAGCGATTTCCGGTCCAGCCAGTGTCACAAGCACGTCATTGGCTTCACGGGCGATGGAGCTGCCCACTACGTTGGTGATTGCCAGTACATGCGCACCGTTTGCTTGACCTTCACGCAAAGCAGCCAGTGTATCAGCAGTCTCACCGGATTGGCTGACTACGATGACCAGTGTTTCCGGTGTTACGATTGGTGAACGGTAACGGTATTCCGATGCGATATCATTCTCTACCGGGATACGCACCAGGGATTCAATCAGGCTGCGTCCAACCAGACCCGCATTGTAGGCTGTACCGCAAGCCACGATCTGGATGTTGCGGATATTCTTGATTTGCTCAACGGTCAAGTTTAGCTCCGGCAGAATAACCTTGTTGCCTTCGGCATTCATGCGGCCGCGCATAGTGTCGCGGTAAGCCTTAGGCTGCTCGTGAATTTCTTTCAGCATGAAATGCTCATACCCGCCTTTTTCTGCGGTAACTGCATCCCAATCGACAGTAATCATTTCCCGAGAAATAAAGTTGCCTTCAATCGTCATCAGTTCGACAGCATCCCGTGTCAATACAGCCATTTCGCCGTCGTTCAAAATATATACGTTGCGGGTGTATTCCAGCAGTGCTGGAATATCAGACCCGATAAAGTTTTCGCCTTCGCCAAGGCCGATAATCAGCGGGCTGGCTTGACGCACAGCTACCAATTTATCCGGCTCATATTCAGTCAGAACACCCAGTGCAAACGCACCGCGCATGAAAGTGATCGCTTTTTGAACAGCTTTTACGATATCTCCTTCATATTCACGGGCGATCAGGTGAGAAATAACCTCTGTATCTGTTTCGGAAGTGAAGTGGCATCCGCCGGCAATCAACTCTTCTTTAAGGTCCAGGTAGTTTTCGACAATCCCGTTGTGAACTACCGAGAACTTCTGGCTTTCATCGGTGTGAGGATGGGAGTTCTCATCAGAAGGTTTACCATGAGTCGCCCAGCGGGTGTGCCCGATTCCGGCACTTCCTGTCAGCGGAGTGGTTTCAAGTCTCGACTCCAGGTTTGCCATACGGCCCTGAGCCTTCACGACCTGCAGTCCTTCCTTGGTAAATACGGCAATACCTGCCGAATCATAACCACGGTACTCCAGCTTCTTCAATCCTTCAACCAAGATCCCCTGCGAATTCTGATTACCAATATATCCTACAATACCACACATTATATTTTCCTCCGTCCATTTTATCGTAATGTGGGCGGCATAAGGAAAGAAACGTGCCGTGCGGCATGTTACTTGAGAAAAAGCAAATATTCTGTTGTAGTCATAAGTCCAACAAAATAAACCTGTCACCTGCTAGGTGTTCATGAAATGCACAGTCTTCTCCTCTGCCGCAGCAGACCTCTGTTTACTTTCCAGATCGCACATACCCATGAAATAACATTTCTAATTTGCACCCATAGTCGCGTTGTAAGAGTGGTCGCCCGCTCATTTTCCGCTTCCATTTACGGCTCTGGTGCATCACCGGGAGGTCCCCGCCGAACATTTCGAACGCCTCCACCTCGTCAGCTTACATCTGCCGTGATCCGTTCAAGCCTTGCCCTGATTGGCATCTTGCAGGCTTTCCCTTCTCCCCCGCGCAAGATCAAGCTCTGGCGCTTGCTATTGCAGTAACCTTACTATCCCCGCTTTCCTTCTGGAATGACACTTAATCATTATATGCACCTTACATCACTTTGGCAATGCTATAACTCGTGAAACCTTTTGGAACGCTTCAACAAACTGGATATATTGATCAGGAAGCCGGTGAATAAATCTGTCGATTGCATCCACCGGCTGCCAGTAGAAATAACAAATTAGACCAATTCGCGCTGTACTACATCAACAATTTGACCGACAAAAAGATCCAGTTCAGCCTTATCCGGTCCTTCTGCCATTACACGGATCAGCGGTTCGGTTCCGGAAGGACGTACCAGCACACGGCCATTATCGCCAAGCTTGCCTTCTACCTCATTAATCGCCGCTTCAATTGCCGGATTGTTAGGGTAGTTGGTCTTATCCTGCACACGTACATTCACAAGCACCTGCGGATATTTGGTCATCATTGATTTCAGCGCACTCAGCTTCTTCCCTGAGACCTTCATCGTATCCACCAGCTGAATCGCCGTGAGAATGCCGTCTCCGGTTGTATTATAGTCGAGGAAAATGACATGCCCGGACTGCTCTCCGCCCAGGTTGTATCCTCCGCGGCGCATTTCTTCCATCACGTAACGGTCGCCGACAGCCGTCTTGGCTGTATTCAGCGATAATTTCTCAGTCGCTTTGTAGAAACCGATGTTACTCATTACTGTAGAGACAATAGTTCCATCCTTCAGCTTACCTGCACGGTTCATGGCATCTCCACAGATGCAAAGGATAAAGTCACCGTCAACCTCGTCGCCCTTCTCGTCGATGGCAATCAGGCGGTCGGCATCGCCGTCAAAGGCAAGTCCTAAATCCG carries:
- the glmS gene encoding glutamine--fructose-6-phosphate transaminase (isomerizing), with product MCGIVGYIGNQNSQGILVEGLKKLEYRGYDSAGIAVFTKEGLQVVKAQGRMANLESRLETTPLTGSAGIGHTRWATHGKPSDENSHPHTDESQKFSVVHNGIVENYLDLKEELIAGGCHFTSETDTEVISHLIAREYEGDIVKAVQKAITFMRGAFALGVLTEYEPDKLVAVRQASPLIIGLGEGENFIGSDIPALLEYTRNVYILNDGEMAVLTRDAVELMTIEGNFISREMITVDWDAVTAEKGGYEHFMLKEIHEQPKAYRDTMRGRMNAEGNKVILPELNLTVEQIKNIRNIQIVACGTAYNAGLVGRSLIESLVRIPVENDIASEYRYRSPIVTPETLVIVVSQSGETADTLAALREGQANGAHVLAITNVVGSSIAREANDVLVTLAGPEIAVASTKAYTSQIIAFTLLGLYLAEVRETQSEAQVAEILAAMQSLPEQVEEILAQKEAIKTYAEQISEHKHLFFIGRGVDYAVAQEGSLKLKEISYIHSEAYAAGELKHGTLALIEEGVPVIALATQESVLEKTVSNIKEVKARGADVLAITHEEHVTDLLRSVDQAFVIPKTLPLLTSALSVVTLQLLAYYASLALGHDVDKPRNLAKSVTVE